In Anopheles gambiae chromosome 2, idAnoGambNW_F1_1, whole genome shotgun sequence, a single window of DNA contains:
- the LOC1268045 gene encoding glutathione S-transferase D4, whose amino-acid sequence MDLYYHIRSPPCQPVVFLARHLGLEFNHIVTSIYDPADFEVLKKVNPQHTIPTLVDNGHILWESYAILIYLAEKYALDDSLYPKDVCERSIVHQRLFFDSGMFQNTTLQAVLSHLRNNPITDEHLAKVKRGVEIVEMYLTDSPYVAGQKLTIADFSIFVSFCSLDMMKYDLTAYPNVQRWFAKMGTHIPDLEPTRKTIEEELRALLQSMNK is encoded by the exons ATGGATCTGTACTACCACATTCGCTCACCACCATGTCAGCCGGTTGTATTTCTGGCCCGCCATTTGGGTCTGGAGTTTAACCACATAGTGACGAGCATCTACGATCCGGCGGACTTTGAAGTGCTCAAGAAA GTGAATCCACAACACACCATCCCCACGCTGGTGGACAATGGCCATATTCTATGGGAGTCGTACGCCATCCTGATCTATCTGGCGGAGAAGTACGCACTGGACGATAGTCTTTACCCAAAGGATGTTTGCGAACGATCGATCGTACATCAGCGGCTCTTCTTCGATAGTGGAATGTTCCAGAACACCACACTGCAGGCGGTATTGTCGCACTTGCGCAACAACCCAATCACGGACGAGCATCTGGCCAAGGTGAAGCGCGGCGTGGAGATAGTGGAGATGTATCTCACGGACAGCCCGTACGTTGCCGGCCAGAAGCTGACCATTGCCGATTTCTCGATCTTTGTAAGCTTCTGCTCGCTCGACATGATGAAGTACGATCTGACGGCGTACCCGAACGTGCAGCGATGGTTCGCAAAGATGGGCACGCACATTCCCGACCTGGAGCCAacgcgcaaaacgatcgaggaGGAGCTCCGGGCTCTGCTGCAATCGATGAACAAGTAA